A genomic window from Thermotoga sp. includes:
- a CDS encoding GspE/PulE family protein, with product MLRRYRKLGEILVEKGFITREELEKALEIQKQLKKPLGEVLVELGYITEDQLLEALSEQYDAPILRDLPKNIPLNVVGSLPKNIIESLHVIPVNKKEDGTLVVVTDNGTNIPRIRQEVRFLTGKNPEIYLVASRDFSMLYQTYVLGVPLELFEEPYVTIEEAEGQVEEEAEESEETVIEEAPIVRLVNNIINRAIEMGASDIHIEPMKRTVRVRFRVDGVLRKVLEYQKMQHNSVVARIKIMSGLDVSERRLPQDGKFYTIKSGEQYDFRVSTMPSTFGEKVVMRILKVSAANRRLEELGYSEYNYRRILSLLEKPYGIILVTGPTGSGKSTTLVAMINHLKGEGVNIVTAEDPVEYTIEGVTQCQVFPEIGLTFARYLRAFLRQDPDIIMVGEIRDTETAQLAVEASLTGHLVLSTLHTNTAAGAVSRLMEMGIDPHLLGTSLIGVIGQRLIRRLCNECKVSGEVKDEKSKFYFERFLGEVPNQIYYPSEEGCPACRGMRYRGRMAIGEVMIVDEEMRTLISSRASEMEIARHAVEKGMRPMFVDALEKVAQGLTSLEEVFRVTTPP from the coding sequence ATGCTAAGAAGGTACAGAAAACTGGGGGAGATACTGGTCGAGAAGGGATTCATAACCAGGGAAGAGCTAGAAAAAGCACTCGAGATACAAAAACAACTGAAGAAACCCCTAGGGGAAGTATTGGTGGAATTGGGTTACATCACGGAAGATCAGCTGCTTGAAGCTCTGAGTGAACAATACGATGCACCGATTTTGAGGGATCTCCCGAAGAACATACCGCTCAACGTGGTTGGATCTCTTCCCAAGAACATCATAGAATCTCTCCACGTCATTCCCGTCAACAAAAAAGAAGATGGTACCCTTGTCGTCGTCACAGACAACGGAACGAACATTCCAAGAATAAGGCAAGAGGTTCGTTTCCTCACGGGGAAGAATCCAGAGATCTACCTGGTCGCAAGCAGAGATTTTTCCATGCTGTACCAGACCTACGTACTGGGTGTGCCACTTGAGCTTTTCGAAGAGCCGTACGTCACAATAGAAGAAGCTGAAGGTCAGGTGGAAGAGGAGGCCGAGGAATCAGAGGAAACAGTAATAGAAGAGGCTCCGATCGTTCGTCTCGTCAACAACATAATAAACCGTGCTATAGAGATGGGAGCGAGCGACATCCACATCGAGCCGATGAAGAGGACAGTAAGGGTGAGATTCAGGGTGGATGGAGTCTTGAGAAAGGTTCTGGAGTATCAGAAAATGCAGCACAATTCTGTTGTGGCACGCATCAAAATCATGAGCGGTTTGGATGTTTCAGAGAGGAGACTACCCCAGGACGGGAAATTCTACACGATAAAGAGTGGAGAGCAGTATGATTTCAGGGTGTCGACCATGCCGTCTACATTCGGTGAGAAGGTTGTGATGAGGATTCTGAAAGTGTCCGCTGCAAACAGGCGTTTGGAGGAACTCGGATACAGTGAGTATAACTACAGGAGGATACTCTCTCTTCTAGAAAAACCGTACGGTATTATTCTCGTTACAGGTCCCACCGGGAGTGGAAAATCAACGACTCTTGTGGCCATGATAAATCACTTGAAAGGCGAAGGCGTGAACATCGTCACCGCTGAAGACCCTGTGGAGTACACAATCGAAGGAGTCACTCAATGCCAGGTTTTTCCGGAGATAGGACTCACCTTTGCTCGATACCTGAGGGCATTTCTGAGGCAGGATCCCGATATCATCATGGTCGGTGAGATCAGAGACACAGAAACCGCTCAGCTTGCTGTTGAGGCTTCTCTCACGGGTCATCTGGTTTTGAGCACGTTGCACACCAACACAGCAGCGGGTGCCGTGTCCAGGCTCATGGAGATGGGAATAGATCCACACCTCCTTGGTACCTCTCTGATAGGAGTCATAGGTCAAAGATTGATAAGGAGATTGTGCAACGAATGCAAGGTTTCGGGAGAAGTGAAAGATGAAAAGTCGAAGTTCTATTTCGAACGATTCCTCGGGGAGGTACCCAACCAAATCTACTACCCTTCTGAGGAGGGATGCCCTGCCTGTAGAGGAATGAGGTACAGAGGCAGAATGGCCATAGGAGAAGTTATGATAGTCGATGAGGAGATGAGGACGCTGATATCTTCAAGGGCCAGCGAGATGGAGATCGCAAGACACGCCGTGGAGAAAGGCATGCGCCCCATGTTCGTAGATGCCCTTGAAAAGGTGGCCCAGGGTTTGACAAGTCTC
- the ftsZ gene encoding cell division protein FtsZ — MGFDLDVERKKESRNIPQANNLRIKVIGVGGAGNNAINRMIEIGIHGVEFVAVNTDLQVLEASNADVKIQIGENITRGLGAGGRPEIGEEAAKESEEKIREVLEDTHMVFITAGLGGGTGTGASPVIARTAKEMGILTVAIVTTPFYFEGPERLNKAIKGLKKLREHVDTLIKISNNKLMEELPRDVRIKDAFLKADETLHQGVKGISELITKRGYINLDFADIESVMKDAGAALLGIGVGKGEQRAREAAKKAMESKLIEHPVENASSIVFNITAPSNIRMEEVHEAAMIIRQNSSEDADVKFGLIFDDEIPDDEIRVIFIATRFPDEDKILFPEGDIPAIYRYGLEGLL; from the coding sequence ATGGGCTTTGACCTTGATGTTGAGAGAAAGAAAGAGAGTAGGAACATACCCCAGGCAAACAACCTGCGAATAAAGGTCATAGGAGTCGGAGGAGCGGGGAACAACGCTATAAACAGGATGATAGAGATAGGAATACACGGTGTTGAGTTTGTTGCTGTGAACACAGACCTTCAGGTCCTCGAAGCCTCCAACGCCGATGTCAAGATACAGATAGGGGAAAACATCACGCGTGGACTCGGTGCCGGTGGAAGACCGGAAATAGGTGAAGAAGCAGCCAAGGAAAGCGAGGAAAAGATCCGTGAGGTCCTTGAGGACACCCACATGGTTTTCATAACCGCAGGGCTCGGTGGTGGAACGGGAACGGGGGCCTCGCCGGTCATAGCCAGAACAGCCAAGGAAATGGGAATTCTGACGGTGGCTATCGTCACCACTCCTTTCTACTTCGAAGGTCCGGAGAGGTTGAACAAGGCAATAAAAGGATTGAAAAAACTCAGAGAGCACGTTGATACTCTCATAAAGATCTCCAACAACAAGCTCATGGAAGAACTTCCAAGGGACGTAAGGATAAAGGATGCTTTCCTGAAGGCGGATGAAACCTTGCACCAGGGAGTGAAGGGTATCTCAGAGCTCATAACGAAAAGAGGTTACATAAACCTCGATTTTGCGGACATAGAGTCTGTGATGAAGGATGCAGGAGCGGCACTCCTTGGTATAGGAGTTGGAAAGGGTGAACAAAGGGCTAGGGAAGCGGCTAAAAAGGCCATGGAAAGTAAGTTGATAGAGCACCCTGTCGAGAACGCCAGTTCCATCGTCTTCAACATAACGGCTCCCAGCAACATCAGAATGGAGGAAGTACACGAAGCTGCTATGATCATAAGACAGAACAGCAGTGAAGATGCGGACGTGAAGTTCGGACTCATCTTCGACGATGAAATCCCCGACGATGAGATACGCGTGATCTTTATAGCCACCAGGTTCCCGGATGAGGACAAGATCCTGTTCCCAGAAGGTGATATTCCCGCCATATACAGGTACGGCCTGGAGGGACTTCTGTAA
- a CDS encoding cell division protein FtsA codes for MPKAAFFTSIDIGSRYIKGLVLRKHDQEWEALAYSSVKSRGLDEGEIKDAIAFKESVNTLLKELEEQIQRSLKSDFIISFSSVNFERKDVVAEKEFGEDKRVMNLDILGEMQAEALGKLEEDGKKPLHLFSKRYLLDDERIVFNPLDMRASKITVEYTSIVIPLRVYEMFYNFLQDIVKSPFQLRSSLVSTAEGVLTSSEKDRGVVVLNLGYNFTGLIAYKNGVPIKIAYVPVGMRHVIKDVSTVLDTSFEEAERLIITYGNAVYSDLNEEEIQYRGLDGNTVKTTNVKKLAVIIHARLREIMSKSKKVFREVEAKIMEEGEIGIPGGVVLSGGGAKIPRINDLATEVFRAPVRTGCYANSDKPLIVNSDEAAYDPSFAAAFGNVFSSMENPYEEAPAKRENPFRKILRLFKELME; via the coding sequence TTGCCGAAAGCTGCCTTTTTCACCTCCATAGATATAGGTTCCAGGTACATAAAGGGACTGGTCCTGAGAAAGCATGATCAGGAATGGGAGGCACTCGCTTACTCGAGCGTGAAATCCAGGGGACTGGACGAGGGAGAGATAAAGGATGCAATCGCCTTCAAAGAATCTGTGAACACGCTTTTGAAAGAACTGGAAGAGCAAATCCAAAGATCTTTGAAAAGCGATTTCATCATATCTTTCAGCAGTGTGAATTTCGAACGAAAGGATGTTGTGGCGGAGAAAGAGTTCGGAGAAGACAAGCGAGTGATGAACCTGGACATCCTCGGAGAGATGCAGGCAGAAGCTCTGGGAAAGCTGGAGGAGGATGGGAAAAAGCCCCTCCATCTTTTCTCCAAGAGGTATCTTCTCGATGATGAAAGAATTGTCTTCAACCCTCTCGACATGAGAGCATCGAAGATCACCGTTGAGTACACCTCCATAGTAATTCCTCTGAGAGTCTACGAGATGTTCTACAACTTCCTTCAGGATATAGTGAAGAGTCCCTTTCAGCTGAGGTCTTCTCTTGTTTCCACAGCAGAAGGTGTTCTCACCTCATCAGAAAAGGATCGTGGAGTGGTGGTTTTGAACCTGGGTTATAACTTCACAGGTCTGATAGCCTACAAGAACGGTGTTCCCATAAAGATCGCTTATGTTCCCGTCGGTATGAGGCACGTGATCAAAGACGTTTCCACGGTCCTGGACACGTCTTTCGAAGAAGCGGAAAGATTGATCATCACCTACGGCAACGCTGTCTACAGCGATCTCAATGAAGAAGAGATACAGTACAGAGGACTGGATGGAAACACGGTAAAAACTACGAACGTGAAAAAACTCGCCGTCATCATACACGCTCGCCTCAGGGAGATAATGAGCAAGTCGAAGAAGGTCTTCAGAGAGGTAGAAGCGAAGATAATGGAAGAGGGAGAGATAGGTATACCTGGTGGCGTCGTTCTATCGGGTGGGGGTGCCAAAATTCCCAGGATAAACGATCTGGCGACGGAGGTGTTCAGGGCTCCTGTGCGAACAGGGTGCTATGCGAACTCCGACAAGCCACTGATCGTCAACTCAGACGAAGCTGCCTATGATCCTTCTTTTGCTGCTGCCTTCGGGAACGTCTTCTCGTCGATGGAAAATCCCTATGAGGAAGCACCGGCAAAACGTGAAAATCCCTTCAGAAAGATTCTCAGGCTGTTCAAGGAACTGATGGAGTGA